The Sebastes umbrosus isolate fSebUmb1 chromosome 19, fSebUmb1.pri, whole genome shotgun sequence genome has a segment encoding these proteins:
- the LOC119478259 gene encoding PH and SEC7 domain-containing protein 3 codes for MEEENVCCSLPDVPVLQQPQQESWASIDHQYTNGEPETIVWGDTEVQINPEHGTDQLSPKAGRKTPEELEPWEQEIWPMTCTSAPLSFATVQWDMPDPSAEKPSMMTDISSANELKSGGVTSLDTTSPSLHQDINAELFKPEGRGEEDEFDSQLLNSNLQWIGSGSEPCDAADVQEPPTQEREDPTHELLDSNNEIPLSTDSEEEEGHSATSDTGQTVTDLINIFEEIEVSGDEAYSFVNLKLEEEQEEPGVLLTGQEDSEEAQTSANGAGNEEEGEGEEEEQINVSGAEESEEAKAVSCPSDVELPAEPLQADDTGPAVNPDKLIDLQQLLGTEEDTELLERLHEDPTGETAAPEMCKDVDQIVDPEQSEAADDSVEPSVQAADDAERIENSPDILELIQKLKETSCLEQGDCDQTTSQDAESPQPEHAESEQLEIPEESEQIQAEVSQDQLGQHLEQSPEMELTEESTQPEHADLPEESTRTVCVEAEDPGVAEQQEQTEPPEQNEQTLQTADLSQPTLSETNESGVTEHLSPETEVTQQTAEAELNQVDKQAETSHQGEEVGGAGDGSVQTVVANGEPPKSPETAVPHMNGDEVNREMARRLAERLFKLDGIQRVDVVKHLDKDNDFSRAVGEEYLKHFDFTEQTLDHALRSFLKVVILIGETQERERVLQHFACRFHECNPDSFTSSESVLALTCALMLLNTDLHGQNVGKSMSSSKFVSNLDGMNEEGNFSKDLLKSLYNSIKSEPLQWAVDDEELKSSVLVDEDAAEDAPQRSKANPFQDVPHDKTASVVKQGFVQRKLHADIDGKRTPWGRRSWKTFYGVLRGMVLYLQKDDRRDQPTDEDVVSVHHSLAEQAADYTKKPHVFRLQTADWRVFLFQASSKVEMYSWISRINLVSALHSSPPFPAAVGSQRRFCRPILPCSQSAHTLERQLQSYAGMLESFTADLSYLHENLPEGKKAKAKELEEHRVRAEYLQHEMCRYEIYIQGLEAWKSVKTTGRLSVADLSLFDKAVSADFLGDEDYDEGGLKKSHSSPSLDLEMAPPTVIKVRRNISERRTYRRTIIPRWHKEV; via the exons ATGGAGGAGGAAAACGTATGCTGCTCTCTGCCAGATGTTCCAGTCCTTCAGCAGCCTCAACAAGAGTCATGGGCCTCTATAGACCACCAGTACACCAATGGAGAGCCGGAGACCATTGTGTGGGGCGACACAGAGGTGCAGATAAACCCCGAACACGGGACGGATCAACTCTCCCCGAAGGCAGGACGAAAGACTCCTGAGGAGTTAGAGCCATGGGAGCAGGAAATATGGCCGATGACATGTACCAGTGCTCCGCTGTCCTTCGCCACAGTGCAGTGGGACATGCCCGACCCCTCTGCAGAGAAACCTTCAATGATGACTGACATCAGCTCGGCCAATGAGCTGAAATCCGGCGGCGTGACGAGCCTAGACACCACTTCCCCGTCACTTCACCAAGACATTAATGCAGAGCTTTTCAAACCGGAGGGCAGAGGGGAAGAAGATGAGTTTGATTCACAGCTTCTCAACTCAAATCTACAATGGATAGGAAGCGGCTCAGAG CCATGTGATGCTGCAGATGTGCAAGAGCCGCCGACACAGGAAAGGGAAGATCCCACACATGAGCTGTTAGACAGTAATAACG AAATCCCACTGAGTACAGactcagaagaagaggagggtcaCTCAGCAACGTCAGATACAGGTCAAACTGTAACTGacttaatcaatatttttgaaGAGATTGAAGTCTCAGGAGATGAAGCGTACagttttgtcaatttaaaactagaagaggaacaggaggagcccGGCGTTCTGCTGACTGGACAGGAAGACTCCGAGGAAGCGCAAACCTCAGCGAACGGTGCTGGGAACGAGGAGGAAGgcgagggagaagaggaggagcagataaACGTGTCCGGTGCTGAAGAAAGTGAAGAGGCAAAAGCTGTCAGTTGTCCGAGTGATGT GGAGCTTCCTGCAGAGCCACTACAAGCTGACGACACTGGACCAGCCGTAAACCCAGATAAGCTAATTGATCTGCAGCAGCTTTTGGGGACTGAAGAGGACACAGAGTTACTAGAACGGTTACATGAAGATCCCACAGGTGAGACTGCAGCGCCAGAAATGTGCAAAGACGTAGATCAGATCGTGGACCCCGAACAGTCAGAGGCTGCGGACGACAGCGTTGAACCGTCGGTACAGGCGGCAGATGATGCAGAGAGGATAGAAAACTCACCAGACATACTAGAGCTGATTCAAAAACTGAAGGAGACGAGTTGTTTAGAGCAAGGAGATTGTGACCAAACAACGTCACAGGACGCAGAGTCACCGCAGCCTGAACACGCCGAGTCCGAGCAGCTCGAGATACCCGAGGAGTCCGAGCAGATCCAAGCAGAGGTATCCCAAGACCAGTTAGGACAACATCTGGAACAGTCACCAGAGATGGAACTGACAGAAGAGTCAACCCAACCTGAACATGCAGACCTGCCAGAGGAGTCTACTCGGACAGTTTGTGTTGAAGCTGAAGACCCCGGAGTGGCGGAGCAGCAAGAACAGACGGAGCCACCGGAGCAGAATGAGCAGACGCTGCAAACGGCCGACTTGTCTCAGCCAACGCTCTCTGAGACAAATGAGTCAGGAGTAACAGAGCATCTGTCTCCTGAGACCGAGGTcacacagcagacagcagaggCCGAGCTCAATCAGGTGGACAAACAGGCTGAGACGTCACATCAGGGTGAAGAAGTGGGAGGTGCCGGGGACGGATCCGTGCAAACAGTTGTCGCAAATGGAGAGCCACCCAAATCCCCCGAGACAGCAGTACCTCATATGAATGGAGACGAGGTGAACAGAGAGATGGCCCGCCGCCTCGCTGAGCGGCTGTTTAAGTTGGATGGGATCCAACGTGTGGACGTGGTGAAGCACTTAGACAAAGA TAATGACTTCAGTCGTGCAGTCGGGGAAGAATACCTCAAACACTTTGACTTCACCGAACAAACTCTGGATCATGCCCTGAG atctTTTCTGAAAGTGGTGATACTGATAGGAGAGACCCAGGAGAGGGAGCGTGTGCTGCAGCATTTCGCCTGCCGCTTCCACGAGTGCAACCCCGACTCCTTCACCTCCTCAG AGTCTGTTTTGGCTCTCACGTGTGCTTTAATGCTTCTCAACACTGACTTGCACGGACAG AATGTAGGAAAATCCATGTCCTCGTCCAAATTTGTGTCCAACCTCGATGGGATGAATGAAGAAGGAAACTTCAGCAAGGATCTCTTGAAA AGTCTTTACAACTCCATAAAGAGTGAGCCGCTGCAGTGGGCTGT TGACGATGAGGAGTTGAAGAGCTCCGTGTTGGTGGACGAAGATGCAGCAGAAGATGCGCCGCAGCGTTCAAAAGCCAACCCCTTCCAGGACGTTCCTCATGACAAAACGGCCTCTGTGGTCAAACAGGGATTTGTCCAGAGAAAGCTGCACGCCGACATTGACGGCAAACGCA CTCCGTGGGGGAGGAGAAGCTGGAAGACTTTCTACGGCGTGCTGAGGGGAATGGTCCTTTACTTACAGAAG gatgaTAGGAGGGACCAGCCGACTGACGAGGACGTGGTGAGCGTGCATCACTCTCTGGCCGAGCAGGCGGCCGACTACACCAAGAAGCCACACGTCTTCCGTTTGCAGACGGCCGACTGGAGGGTTTTCCTCTTTCAGGCCTC ATCCAAAGTGGAGATGTATTCATGGATCAGCCGCATCAACCTGGTTTCGGCTCTTCACTCCTCGCCTCCGTTCCCCGCCGCCGTCGGCTCTCAGAGGAGATTCTGCCGACCGATCCTCCCCTGCTCGCAGTCTGCTCACACTCTG GAACGTCAGCTGCAGTCTTATGCAGGAATGCTGGAATCCTTCACGGCGGACTTGTCGTACCTGCACGAAAACTTGCCAGAGGGCAAAAAAGCCAAAGccaaggagctggaggagcatCGTGTCAGAGCGGAGTACCTGCAGCACGAG ATGTGTCGCTATGAGATCTACATCCAGGGGCTGGAGGCCTGGAAGAGCGTGAAGACGACGGGCAGGTTGAGCGTCGCAGACCTGAGCCTGTTTGATAAAGCAGTGTCTGCAGACTTTCTGGGGGATGAAGATTATGATGAAGGCGGGCTGAAAAAGTCCCACTCCAGCCCGTCTCTGGACCTGGAGATGGCTCCTCCGACGGTGATCAAAGTCAGACGCAACATCTCAGAGAGACGGACATATCGCAGGACCATCATTCCTCGGTGGCATAAAGAGGTCTGA